One segment of Halalkalicoccus tibetensis DNA contains the following:
- a CDS encoding catalase translates to MSEPEPDEGLDDETDSRDRTEEGEPGTSDDADGVDEDSKHDQLDEVRENPEGEQLTTDHGVKVSDTDSSLKAGKRGPTIMEDFHFREKMTQFDHESIPERVVHARGTGAHGYYQPYEDPDLGDEYDDLEELTKAKVLTDSDQKTPVFTRFSTVVGSRGSSDTVRDVRGFATKFYTEEGNWDLVGNNMPPFFIQDAMKFPDLVHAIKPEPDDGMPQASAAHDTFWDFASLKPEISHMIMWVLSGRALPRAYRMMQGFGVHTFRLVNEDGESVFVKFHWTPKLGTHQLVWDETTKLWGKDSDFNRKGLYDVIEEGYDPEWELGIQVFDEEQAEEFDFDVLDPTKIVPETEVPVRPIGKLVLNETPDNFFAETEQVAFHPGNVVPGIDFSNDPLLQGRLFSYQDTQLNRFGSANWDEIPINRPIAERHNNQRAGFMRQEINEGKVSYKPNSIGDDDPQEAPAEEGGYEHFAEKIDGKKIRERSDSFEDHFTQARLFWNSMSEPEKQNIVDAAHFELGKVERMEIRERMVYDLFNNVDHEFAKRVAEGIGVEPPEEPGDEMPTHDREDPSLSMENRTPDTIETRKIAMLIDDGFDDEHVSKLRSALEEEGARVKVVSKVLGEKSGADGGTVEPDKHHVAAASVSFDAVVIPGGEESVETMRGQGDPKHFVAEAFKHYKPIAALGEGTALFEDVDLPDTEIADEGELVSDAGVVTCRSDDLEAFAEEFVDAIAQHRHWERDPEEVPA, encoded by the coding sequence ATGAGCGAACCGGAACCCGACGAGGGGCTCGACGACGAGACCGACTCCCGGGACCGAACGGAGGAGGGGGAGCCGGGGACGAGCGACGACGCTGACGGGGTCGACGAGGACAGCAAACACGACCAGCTCGACGAGGTCCGCGAGAACCCGGAGGGCGAACAGCTGACGACCGACCACGGCGTCAAGGTAAGCGACACCGACAGCTCCCTGAAGGCCGGCAAACGGGGTCCGACGATCATGGAGGACTTCCACTTCCGGGAGAAGATGACCCAGTTCGACCACGAGTCGATCCCCGAACGGGTCGTCCACGCCCGCGGGACGGGCGCACACGGCTACTATCAGCCCTACGAGGATCCGGACCTCGGCGACGAGTACGACGACCTCGAGGAGCTGACGAAGGCGAAGGTGCTGACCGATTCCGACCAGAAGACGCCCGTATTTACGCGGTTCTCGACGGTCGTCGGCTCGCGGGGCTCCTCGGACACCGTGCGGGACGTCCGCGGGTTCGCGACGAAGTTCTACACCGAGGAGGGCAACTGGGACCTCGTGGGGAACAACATGCCTCCGTTCTTCATCCAGGACGCGATGAAGTTCCCCGACCTGGTTCACGCGATCAAGCCCGAACCCGACGACGGGATGCCCCAGGCCTCGGCGGCCCACGACACGTTCTGGGACTTCGCCTCGCTGAAACCCGAGATCTCGCACATGATCATGTGGGTGCTCTCGGGGCGGGCGCTGCCGCGAGCCTACCGGATGATGCAGGGCTTCGGCGTCCACACCTTCCGGCTGGTCAACGAGGACGGCGAGTCGGTGTTCGTCAAGTTCCACTGGACGCCCAAGCTCGGCACCCACCAGCTCGTCTGGGACGAGACGACGAAGCTCTGGGGCAAGGACTCGGATTTCAACCGCAAGGGTCTCTACGACGTCATCGAGGAAGGGTACGACCCCGAGTGGGAGCTGGGCATCCAGGTCTTCGACGAGGAGCAAGCCGAGGAGTTCGACTTCGACGTCCTCGACCCGACGAAGATCGTCCCCGAGACCGAGGTCCCGGTCCGGCCGATCGGGAAACTGGTCCTGAACGAGACGCCCGACAACTTCTTCGCCGAAACGGAGCAGGTCGCGTTCCACCCCGGGAACGTCGTCCCCGGGATCGACTTCTCGAACGACCCGCTGCTTCAGGGTCGGCTCTTTTCCTACCAGGACACCCAGCTCAACCGCTTCGGGAGCGCCAACTGGGACGAGATCCCGATCAACCGCCCGATCGCCGAGCGTCACAACAACCAGCGCGCCGGCTTCATGCGCCAGGAGATCAACGAGGGGAAGGTCTCGTACAAACCCAACTCGATCGGCGACGACGACCCCCAGGAGGCGCCCGCCGAGGAGGGCGGCTACGAGCACTTCGCCGAGAAGATCGACGGGAAGAAGATCCGCGAGCGAAGCGACAGCTTCGAGGACCACTTCACGCAGGCGCGGCTGTTCTGGAACTCCATGTCCGAGCCGGAGAAACAGAACATCGTCGACGCCGCCCACTTCGAGCTCGGGAAGGTCGAGCGCATGGAGATCCGCGAGCGGATGGTCTACGACCTGTTCAACAACGTCGACCACGAGTTCGCAAAGCGCGTCGCCGAGGGGATCGGCGTCGAGCCCCCCGAGGAGCCCGGCGACGAGATGCCGACCCACGACCGGGAGGACCCCTCCCTCAGCATGGAGAACCGGACCCCGGACACGATCGAGACCCGCAAGATCGCGATGCTGATCGACGACGGGTTCGACGACGAGCACGTCTCGAAACTCCGGTCGGCGCTCGAGGAGGAGGGCGCCCGGGTCAAGGTCGTCTCGAAGGTGCTCGGCGAGAAGTCCGGCGCCGACGGCGGGACGGTCGAGCCCGACAAACACCACGTCGCGGCGGCCTCGGTCTCGTTCGACGCGGTCGTGATCCCCGGCGGCGAGGAGAGCGTCGAGACGATGCGCGGCCAGGGCGATCCGAAGCACTTCGTCGCCGAGGCGTTCAAACACTACAAGCCGATTGCCGCGCTCGGCGAGGGGACGGCGCTGTTCGAGGACGTCGACCTGCCCGACACCGAGATCGCCGACGAGGGCGAGCTCGTATCGGACGCGGGGGTCGTCACCTGTCGGAGCGACGATCTCGAGGCGTTCGCCGAGGAGTTCGTCGACGCCATCGCCCAGCACCGCCACTGGGAGCGCGACCCCGAGGAAGTGCCCGCATAG